The DNA region TCCCACCGGGTTCAACGTGGGCATGAATCTGGGCCGGGTTGGCGGGGCGGGTATTCTCTATCACCTTCATTTTCATGTCATCCCTCGCTGGAAGGGAGATATGAATTTTATGCCGATGCTCGCCGAAGTCCGGGTCATTCCCGAGCACTTGAAACAGACTTATAATAAGTTGCGGCTTTATTTTAAAAAGTTGGAGAACTGAACGGGGACCATGAATATTCTCAAAGGAATTTTTTACCTCCTCTTCCTGGCTGCGGCCATTGGCTTTGCCCTCCACAATGACCATTCCGTTGCGTTGCATTATTATTTCGGATGGGTAAGCCTTCCTTTACCCCTCTTCTTATGGGCCTTTTTGTTCTTTTTTATCGGCCTCCTGATCTCCGGGGTGATCGCTTCACTTTCCAAGCTTGGCCTTCGCTCTCGCATTCGCCAGCAAAAGAAAGCTATTGCTGACTTGGAACGGAAA from Deltaproteobacteria bacterium includes:
- a CDS encoding LapA family protein; translated protein: MNILKGIFYLLFLAAAIGFALHNDHSVALHYYFGWVSLPLPLFLWAFLFFFIGLLISGVIASLSKLGLRSRIRQQKKAIADLERKRISAKQTSG